The Streptococcus suis DNA window TTAGTCCAGAAGTGAAGACATCGACCGCCTTGTCCAGCAGACCATTGCTATTGTTGCTGATTTTAATTTCTCCATGTTGCTGAGAATCAACTTCGACAAGAACAGGTTTCTTGAAGGTTAAATTATTGTTTTGAATCTGGAAATCTGACTGACTAATCCCTTCCAAGACCAACTTGAACTCCGTCTGCACAGGTATTTCAACAGACATTTCACGTCCTACAAAGAGCTTGGTAATCGGTTCTGTCCAGTCTGGCCATTCTTGCAGATTATTATTATTAAAAGTATGGTTGGCAGTTGTATCCACCTCGGCACCTGCCACAACCAGCTTGCTTTCCGCTTCAAACTTCTTAATGACAAACTCATATTGAACCTTGTGGGTGCCTTGGAACCATGCTAGAATACTATTTCTAAACCAGAAGATCCCTATACCTAAAAGTAGCAACAAGACCAAGAGGCTAGCCAACTTTTTCGCAAAAAACTTCCCAACTGTTTTCATACAGTTCTCCTTCATATTGAGTAATTGGAACTCGTCCTATAACTATTATATACATGCCGTCAAGTGAATTTTGTTTCTTTTTGAATATTATAGCTAACTTTCTTTAGTGAAGGTTCTATAATGAGTTAGCCACCTCGCCTTGCTCAAAAATATTTGTTTCGCTATCTTTGAGTAAGCTGTAATTTCATTTGATAACAGGCTTGAAGCTGTTAGGCTAAGTAGCCAAGGCTAATAGTAGCCTTGATTTAGCTGACAAAACAGGTTCAAGGGTTCCTGTTGTCAAATGAAATCCAATTTAAGGCAAAAGAAAACACCTCTGTGCTATACTTGTTGTTCACCACAAACACAAGGAAGGGCACAGAGATGCAAAAACATTATACACCAAAAGGCAAACATTTGACAATGGATAACCGTCGCCGAGTGAATTTCTTATGGGTGGCTAATTTCAACTTGAAATTTGGAAAACTTTCTTTAGGTGGGAATTTAGGTGAATAAAATTTTTAAAAATATCTGTCAAGTAACTTTACTTTACAAAGAAGTTTTGATATACTGTTAAAGTTGACGCAAGTCATACTATAACTTTTAGATTTGAAGAGGGCTTTGCTCTCGTATTTTAATGGAGGAAAATAGAAATGGCAGTACCTGCACGTCGCACTTCAAAAGCGAAGAAAAACAAACGTCGTACTCACTATAAAGTAGCAGCTCCAACTGTGAAATTTGATGAAACTACTGGAGATTATTCACGTTCACACCGTGTATCTTTGAAAGGATACTACAAAGGACGTAAAATCGCTAAGGCTGCTTCAGCTGAATAATAGAAGGGAGATACCATGCGCGTAAATATTACACTTGAACACAAAGAATCTGGTGAACGCTTGTACCTTACTTCAAAAAACAAACGTAACACTCCAGACCGTCTTCAATTGAAAAAATACTCACCAAAATTGCGTAAACACGTGATTTTTACTGAAGTGAAATAAGACAACATACAGAAAGCCTATGAAATCAACGTTTCTAGGCTTTTTCTGTTGCTTAAAATGCGATTTTGTCTGATTTTTTCGGCTCTTTGTCAACTGTAGTGGGTAGATGAAAAGCTAACACCTAGAGAGGATGAACTTCGTCCTCTCTTTCTTTATGTTCAATGCAATCAAAATCCGTTTTTTAAAGTTTTCAAAGTTCCTGAACCCAAAGGCATTTCTCTTAATGACTTTGATGAGATTATTGGTAGCTTCCAGTTTGGCGTTTGAATAAGGCAATTCTAGAGCATTCAAAACCTTGTCTTTATCCTTTAGAAATGTCTTCAATACCGTCTGGAAAATAGGATTAACGGTGGCTATTTCCTGTTCGATGAGGTCAAAGAAATGGTCTGAGTTCTTCTCTTGGAAATGAAATAAGAGAAGCTGATAGAGTTCATAGTGTTGTCGTAGTTCCTCGGAGAAAGACAGGAGTTTTTCTAGGATTTCCTTGTTAGTCAAATGCATGCGAAACATAGGGCGATAAAATCGTTTATCGCTGAGTTTACGGCTATCTTGTTGTATCAATTTCCAGTAACGTTTCAAGGCTCGGTATTCCTGCGATTTTCTGTTGAACTGATTCATAATTTGAATACGGACACGGTTCATAGCACGACTAAGGTGTTGCACGATATGAAAGCGGTCGAGTACAATTTTTGCATTCGGAAAAAGCTGTTTAGCAAGTTGATAATAGGGACTAAACATATCCATGGTAATCACTTTGACCCGATTTCTAACCTTTCTAGGATAGCGTAGAAAGTGGTTTCGGATGGTTGCTTGAGTTCTTCCGTCCAGAATGGTTATGACATTTAGGGAGTCGAAATCTTGAGCGATGAAGCTCATTTTCCCCTTCTTGAAGGCATACTCGTCCCAGCTCATCACCTCAGGTAAGGTATTCCAATCCGTTTCAAACTTGAACTCATTTAGCTTTCTTATAACTGATGATGTTGAGATAGATAGCCTGTGTGCAATATGTTGCATTGCTTGATTTTCGATGAGTAATTGAGCGATCTTCTGGTTAACAGCGACAGAGATTTGGTGGTTCTTCTTGACAAGAGGAGTTTCAGCGACCGCCATTTTTCCGCAATCTTTACACTTGAAACGACGCTTTCGAAGACGGATAAGTAAAGGGTAGCCAGCAGTTTCTAGGTAGGGGATTTTAGAAGTTTTCTGGTAGTCGTACTTAGCCATTTGTCCCTTGCATTTTGGGCATTTAGGGGCTGTGTAATCCAAGTGACCGTGGAGTTCTAAGTGAGTCCCCATATCATATTCATCAGTGATAGTGATATTTTTGTCTTTAATTCTGAGAAAATTTGTGATAAGATTTAGTTGTTCCATATGAACCCTTTCTAATGTGAGTTTCGTCGCTTTTCATTATAGGTCATATGGGACTTTTTTTCTACACTAAAAAAAGCTCTATAATCTCTACAGTGGATTTACCCACTACAGAAATTATAGAGCCATTTTTTCTGATTAACTTTATCTCCATAGTTGACAAACATAAAAAATTGTTTTAAAGTATGAATGAACAGAAAATAATATTCATTCACAGGCGAGAGGAGACCTTATGGCTAGCGAAAAAAAATTAACATTAAAAGAGTCTGCTAGAGAAATATTTGCTGACAAGGGGTACAAGGCGACAAGTATCTCAGAAATTGCAAAGCAGGCTAGAATGGCTGTGGGAAGCTTCTATAAATACTACGAATCAAAAGAGGATATTTTTCTCGATGTGTATATTGATGAGAATAACATTATCCGTCAGACTATGATAGATAATATTGACTGGGACGGAGATATGGTTGAACTTATCAGTCAAATTTTCGGATGGTCACGTAGTCTCATTTCATCTAATAAAATTCTATTGGAATGGTACAACTCTGATATTTCTGAGAAACTACATAACTATTATTCATCAGAAAAAGGTATCGACTCAAATCCATTTCATCTGTTTTTGGTAGATAAATTTACAAATAGGATGCTCACCGAAGGCTATTCTCAAGAGAAGATTCAGGAAGTATTGCAAGTCTATCAGCTTTTCTACTATATGGATACACATATCACCGAGGCAGACTTACCGAATGCAAGTAAAACGATTGAATACTTAGCAACTTATTTTGTCAAAGGACTTTTTAAATAAAGAATTTCCTTCTTTATTTTTTAAAACAAAAAATGAATGAATATAGTTTTACATTCATTCATATGTGGGGGTAAATATCATGAACAAATTAACTATTACTGGAATTTCTTTTACAGTTATTGGCATCTTGGTTATTATCTGGGGAATCACTCTACAGCCAATCAATTTAGCGAGTCCAGACTTTATGTCTTTTGCGACTGGTGGTATGATTTTGCTAGCTACTGGGCTATGTATGATTAGTAACCTGCCTTCTATTTTGTCTGTTGCCGGAATCTGGATGGCAGCACTAACGACTATAGTTTATATTTACAGTTTGCCTGACACAGACTTAATTATTAAGGTAATTGGATTCGTACCAATAATTGCTTTAGCTGTGTGGTTATCTATAACATTTTGGAAATGAGGAAAACAATGAAAAGAGGTAAAAAAATGATAACGATTATTCTTATTGCTGTAGCTATACTTGCTCTCACTGTATGGGGAGGTATCGCCTTTCTTGGAAGAAGTCAGTCTTTATCAGTTAAGTCTATCGAAAATCCCAGTGAACACCTATATCTTATTCATTTGACGAAACCCAATAACCTAACCTGGAAATCTGGTTCATTCGCCAAGTTTACATTACCAGATATGAAGGAAAATGAACAAAATAATCGGTGGTTAACTATTGCTTCCAGTACTAGCGATGACGAGATCCTTATTTTAACACACAACAGTGGTAGTTTCTATAAGCAAACTTTGACTAGTTTACCAATCAATAGCAAAGTTGAGATAAGTTGGATACAGTCACATCTGTCAATCGAAGATAATGAAGAACCTATTGTTTGTTTCGCATCTGATGTTGGAATTTCAGCAATACGTCCCATTATCAGAGAATGGTCTGGTAGTCGCCCCGTTACCTTAAGTCATCTAGATAAGGGAGTGACGGTTTTTGATAAGGAAATGACCGAACTATCCACTCAAAAAGAGAACTTTAATTATGAAACCAGTACTAGCCTTTCCGAAAGTCAAGAGCAGCTTGCAGAAAGCATCAAACAATATGGTAACAATGCTACATATTTATTATGCGGTCGACCTGACGACCTTGATAAAATGAAAAAATACCTTGAAGAAAAGGGGATTAATAGCCCGCAAATTAAAATGGATAGATTTGAGGGTTTAAAATAGGCATTATCACTTCGAATATACAGAACCTATGAGAAACATATATCTAGGCTTTGTCTCCTGCTTAGAATATGATTTTGTCTGAACAGAGTCTGTTTAACTTATAAGACATACCATACTTCCTACAGTTAGTTGGAAAACCAGAAATGCGATTAATACTTTTAAAAATCATCTTACCTATCATACCCACATCTTACACTCGTGGAAATTAAGTAAATCTATACAAAGAAAGCCTAGGAAATCAATATTTCTAGGCTTTTTCTGATTAGAATTTAACGTTTGTTACTTAATCAACTTTTCTAGTTTTTCAATCGCTCCCCTCATGGTATCTTTTTGTTTCTTAATCACATGGAGATAGACACGTTCAATCTCCTTGGAATCCTCTGAATGTCCGACAAATTCTCGAATAGTGGGAAGGTCAATGCCTTCACTTGCCATAATAGAGATAAAGCTGTGGCGAAACATATGAGGGATGACATGAATCGGTCTGCCAAAGTCTAGGAAAGTATCAATGTCCTTATAAGGCTTGCCTGCTTTCTTGTTTTGTTTTGCTGACTGATTAGAACTGCCTCTCAGGAATTGTGAGAGTTCGTTGTGATAAAGGGGAGAGCCTTGACGATTTCCTGCCCTGATATAGGTTCTAGTAAAAAGATAACCTAAATCTTGGTAAGTCGGATTGAATTGAGCTTGTAACTTATTTCTGTCAATATAGTGACGTAGAACCTTCTTAACCTCAGGACTCATTGGAATCGTTCGGACTGAATAGGTTACACTAAACTAGACAGAAGAATAAAGTGTTCTACACTAAAGAAAAGAGGAGAACAGATATGTCTAGAAAAATTCGCCGTTACTTCACAGATGACTTCAAACAACAAATCGTTGACTTGCACAATGCAGGTAGAAAACGCAGTAAACTGATCAAAGAATATGATTTAACACCCTCAACCTTCGATAAGTGGGTGAAACAAGCAAGAACAACTGGTTCCTTTAAAACTGTCGATAATCTGACAGATAAACAACGTGAGTTGATAGAACTCAGAAAACGAAATAAGAGCTCGAAATGCAATTAGACATTCTAAAGCAAGCGGCAGTGATTATGGCACGAAAAGGGAAATAATCACTGCTAACAAGGATAAATACAGCATTTCAGCCATGTGTCGTTGGTTGAAGATTCCTCGCTCTAGCTATTACTACAAAGCTGTAGTGCCAGTATCTGAGGCACAACTTGAAGAAATGGTGAAGCGCATTTTTCTTGACAGTAAGTCCAGATACGGCGCTAGGAAGATTAAGAAATGTCTGGAAGCACAAGGGATCACCTTGTCTCGCCGTCGGATTCATCGCATCATGAAGAGATTGAATTTGGTTTCTGTTTACCAGAAGCCTACCTTCAAACCGCATTCTAAAGGGAAGAATAAAGCACCAGTTCCGAATTTCTTAGAGAGACAGTTTAACCAACAAAAACCATTGGAAACCCTTGTGACGGACTTAACCGATGTTCGTGTTGCCAATCGTTGGGCTTACGTTTGCTTGATCATTGACCTCTTCAACCGTGAAATTATTGGCCTATCTCTTGGTTGGCACAAGACTGCTGACTTGGTCAAAGAAGCCATTCAAAGCATTCCCTACGCCCTGACCAAGGTCAAACTCTTCCATTCTGATCGTGGTAAGGAGTTTGATAATGCCTTGATTGATGAGATGTTAAAAGCCTTTGGCATCACACGTTCGCTGAGTCAAGCGGATTGTCCTTATGACAATGCGGTAGCTGAGAGTACCTATCGCTCCTTCAAACTGGAGTTTATCAACCAAGAAAACTTCCGCTCTTTGGAAGAATTAACCCTTAAAACTAAGGATTATGTCCACTGGTGGAATCACCATCGCATCCACAGCACACTAAATTACCAAACACCCATGACTAAAAGAGCAATCGTTTAACAAAAACACTTTATAAATTTTGTACAGAAAAGTGTTGCCTTTTCATTTTATTTTACAATCCGAAGCACAATATTTATATCTACATATTGCATGCAATTTATTGACTTTTTTGTAGTAAAGGAATATACTTATGACAAGTTAGCTTGTCATTAAAAAGGAGGAGTAAAATAATGGATAAAGATAAGATTTTGGAATTAAGTAGAAATGAAAATAAAGATTTATTTGAAAATGAAATTATAAATTTAGGATGGAGTGTGGCTGCTACAGCAGGTTTAATTTGTTGCTGTATTTTATCAACTATACAAATTGTTGTTACTTCTTCAGTGAGATTTGAATTATGGGTAGTCTATTTCGTAATGTTAACAAGCAAGGAAATAGTTAAGTATAAAAGAAATAAAGAAATAGGTTCTATGTTTCTAATTATTTTTTATTTTGTACTTTCAGTCTTTTTTATAATTTGTTATGTAGCAACTTTTTGATTATCGAAAATTAATGAAGGCTGAGTTATAGCATGAAAAAAGAAGAATTGATATTAAAAAATAATTTAAACTTATACAGAAGGAAAAAGAATCTATCACAAGAACAACTTGCTCAGTTAGTCGGTGTATCAAGAAATACTATTTCCTCAATTGAAAACGGAGTTTACTCACCTAAAGCAAAATTAGCACTTATCATATGTATTGCATTGGATGAGAAATTTGAAAATATTTTTTATTTTTGATAAATAGGAGGGATACAAAATGGATATTACATTTTCAAAAGAGTAGAAAAAGATGAGTGACGGAACTCATCTTTTTTTGCTTTCTGAAATTTAACTGATAAGAGTTTTAGATTGATTTGTGCATAAGGGTGTTTAGATAAGGTAGAATTTAAGGTCATTAAGAGATATACCTTTGTTAGTAAAGAAGATTGATTCAAGGGGCATACAATACATTAGTACATTAGTAATGCTAACGATCACTACTTCTCCTTTACACAACAAATTTCTAATCACTTATCAATATCACTTAAAACCTTTGACTTTGAAAGTTCAAATAATTTTTCTTCTATTAGTGCCATAACACTTAAGAATTCACTGTCAGCTTTTCCAGTCGGATCATCTAAACCCCAATCTTCTCTATGATGACAAGGTAGATATGGACAGTCCACGTTACACCCCATTGTTATAACAATATCAATGGGTGGTAGTTCATCAAGTAACTTAGAATATTGTGTCCTTTCCATATCGATATGATGCTTTTCTTTTACTAGTCGGACTGCATCTTGATTGATTTGTGGTTTTGTTTCCGTTCCTGCCGAATAAGCTTCAAAATAGTCCGAATAATATTTTTTGGCCAAGGCTTCGGCCATTTGACTTCTACAAGAATTATGAACACAAATAAAGGCTACTTTAGGCTTAGGCATCAACAATCTCCTCCTGAATAATCTCTTTAACTTCATTCACAGAGAGGACTTTTCCTGAAGCAACAACTTTTTCATTTAATACCAAAGCAGGAGTAGACATAACACCATATGCAGCAATCTTAGAAAAATCCCTTTCATGTTCGATTGTAACATCTATCCCTTCATCAATACAGGCCTGTTGAACATGTTCCTCTAATAAATTACATTTCTTGCACCCAGAACCTAGAACCTTAAACACAATCTGGTTTGATAAAACTTGTGACATCTATATTTCCTCCTAAAGAATAATTGTTTGCAATAAATTAAATAAATAACCTGCTAGGATAATTCCAAAAGTGCAGATCGCAATGAATACTGCTAAAAGTTGTGGCTTTATAGCTCTCTTTAACATGATTAGGGAAGGTAGGCTGAGAGTTGTAACCGCCATCATAAAGGCTAATACCGTTCCCAATTGTGCTCCCTTTTCCAACAAGGCTTCTGCTACAGGAATTGACCCAAAAATATCTGCATACATAGGTATTCCAATAAAGGTTGCTATGATAACCCCGAATGGATTCCTATTTCCCAGAGTGCTAGTCACCCAATTCTCCGGTATCCAGTTATGAATAAAAGCCCCTATTCCTACCCCTATTAGAATATAAGGAAAAACTTTTTTAAATGTTTCAGAAACTTGTTCCTTAGCAAAATTAAATCTATCTCGAAATGTTAAATTCTCCTCTTCTAAAAAAGGCACATGGGCATTTTTCACAAAATCTTCAACATATTTTTCCATGCCGAGTTTTTCAATAAAAGTACCACCCAAAACTGCAATTACTAAGCCAAACAGCACGTAAATAAATGCAATCTTTGTTCCAAAGATGCTCATCAGAAGAATCAAACTACCTAGGTCAACCATCGGAGAGGAAATTAAAAACGAGAAAGTCACACCAATGGGTAGTCCCGCACTGGTAAAACCCATAAACAAAGGAATGGAAGAACAAGAACAAAATGGAGTAACTGTCCCCAATAGAGCTGATACAATATTGGCAGAAATACCATCAAACCGACTTAGAATCTTACGACTTCTTTCAGGTGGGAAATAACTTTGAATATAGGATATAGAAAAAATTAAGACACATAGTAAAATGGTAATTTTGATAACATCGTAAAAGAAAAACTGAAAAGCTCCTCCAAGTCGAGTCGTCATATCAATCCCAATCAGCGACAATAACTTTCCAACACCTTCATTTAACCATTTCATTCCAAGAATTTGTTCTTGAATAAACCTCCACATGATCATACTCCTTTTTATATCAAAAATCATTGATATGTTTTGTTAAATCAAAAGCCATTCTATGATGACTTCCGATTACAATGACATTGTCCTATAGTTTCAACCTCAAAATTCGTTAGTTGACCAAGACGACTCAGGGCATAATTACGACCTTGATAACTCACGCTATAGTGTCTCCATTTCCCTTCTTGACGACTAACAACAATCCCTGACTGACATAAAATTTTCATATGATAAGACAAGGCCGACTGAGCAATCCCCAATTTCTCAATAAGTACACAAGCACAGGTTTCACCTTTTTTTAAATAATCTAGGATTAGCAAGCGTTTCTCATCTGCCAGAGCTTTAAACAATTGAGCATCCGTTGAAAAATCTTTAATATTACTCACCTCATATCAAAATATTTTGATTTATCTCTTCAGTAAGTATAAAACAACTTCAAATTATTGTCAATTAATTATAGCACTTTTATTAAGCCATATAAAAATGCATATAGTTAATTTCAAACTATGTGCATTTTTAAAAATAAAATTTATTAAGGAACGGGTACTGTTTAGATGTTTTCCAAGCATATTAATTGAGATAGGATTTTCATCAAACAACAGCTTTTCTTAAAATAAGACGATTGCGCCATTTGTCATTCCTCGATGTTACCCTCAAGTAAAAATAAATGAATTTAATCCAACCATTCTTTTACCTTATCAGGATTTAATTCTATCCAATCTCTTGCAGATTGACGAGGAGTCTTGCCTTCTGAAATTGCCAACATGACAGCCTGCATATCTTCTGGTTCCCAATTGAACTGATCAATAATGTTGTAAGCATCTGACTGATCCTCTTTCAGACCTTGTCTGACAATGGTATGGATTTCTTCCGCATCACCAAATACTCCCATAGGATCTTCTAATAATGTCAAATCGTACTTAGCAAACATCCAGTGAGGCATCCAAGCCGTAACCACGATATCATCTTCATTTTTCAATGCTTGT harbors:
- the rpmF gene encoding 50S ribosomal protein L32, which encodes MAVPARRTSKAKKNKRRTHYKVAAPTVKFDETTGDYSRSHRVSLKGYYKGRKIAKAASAE
- the rpmG gene encoding 50S ribosomal protein L33, with protein sequence MRVNITLEHKESGERLYLTSKNKRNTPDRLQLKKYSPKLRKHVIFTEVK
- a CDS encoding ISL3 family transposase — translated: MEQLNLITNFLRIKDKNITITDEYDMGTHLELHGHLDYTAPKCPKCKGQMAKYDYQKTSKIPYLETAGYPLLIRLRKRRFKCKDCGKMAVAETPLVKKNHQISVAVNQKIAQLLIENQAMQHIAHRLSISTSSVIRKLNEFKFETDWNTLPEVMSWDEYAFKKGKMSFIAQDFDSLNVITILDGRTQATIRNHFLRYPRKVRNRVKVITMDMFSPYYQLAKQLFPNAKIVLDRFHIVQHLSRAMNRVRIQIMNQFNRKSQEYRALKRYWKLIQQDSRKLSDKRFYRPMFRMHLTNKEILEKLLSFSEELRQHYELYQLLLFHFQEKNSDHFFDLIEQEIATVNPIFQTVLKTFLKDKDKVLNALELPYSNAKLEATNNLIKVIKRNAFGFRNFENFKKRILIALNIKKERTKFILSRC
- a CDS encoding TetR/AcrR family transcriptional regulator codes for the protein MASEKKLTLKESAREIFADKGYKATSISEIAKQARMAVGSFYKYYESKEDIFLDVYIDENNIIRQTMIDNIDWDGDMVELISQIFGWSRSLISSNKILLEWYNSDISEKLHNYYSSEKGIDSNPFHLFLVDKFTNRMLTEGYSQEKIQEVLQVYQLFYYMDTHITEADLPNASKTIEYLATYFVKGLFK
- a CDS encoding ferredoxin reductase → MKRGKKMITIILIAVAILALTVWGGIAFLGRSQSLSVKSIENPSEHLYLIHLTKPNNLTWKSGSFAKFTLPDMKENEQNNRWLTIASSTSDDEILILTHNSGSFYKQTLTSLPINSKVEISWIQSHLSIEDNEEPIVCFASDVGISAIRPIIREWSGSRPVTLSHLDKGVTVFDKEMTELSTQKENFNYETSTSLSESQEQLAESIKQYGNNATYLLCGRPDDLDKMKKYLEEKGINSPQIKMDRFEGLK
- a CDS encoding transcriptional regulator codes for the protein MKKEELILKNNLNLYRRKKNLSQEQLAQLVGVSRNTISSIENGVYSPKAKLALIICIALDEKFENIFYF
- a CDS encoding arsenate reductase ArsC, whose protein sequence is MMPKPKVAFICVHNSCRSQMAEALAKKYYSDYFEAYSAGTETKPQINQDAVRLVKEKHHIDMERTQYSKLLDELPPIDIVITMGCNVDCPYLPCHHREDWGLDDPTGKADSEFLSVMALIEEKLFELSKSKVLSDIDK
- a CDS encoding thioredoxin family protein, translated to MSQVLSNQIVFKVLGSGCKKCNLLEEHVQQACIDEGIDVTIEHERDFSKIAAYGVMSTPALVLNEKVVASGKVLSVNEVKEIIQEEIVDA
- a CDS encoding permease, with the translated sequence MWRFIQEQILGMKWLNEGVGKLLSLIGIDMTTRLGGAFQFFFYDVIKITILLCVLIFSISYIQSYFPPERSRKILSRFDGISANIVSALLGTVTPFCSCSSIPLFMGFTSAGLPIGVTFSFLISSPMVDLGSLILLMSIFGTKIAFIYVLFGLVIAVLGGTFIEKLGMEKYVEDFVKNAHVPFLEEENLTFRDRFNFAKEQVSETFKKVFPYILIGVGIGAFIHNWIPENWVTSTLGNRNPFGVIIATFIGIPMYADIFGSIPVAEALLEKGAQLGTVLAFMMAVTTLSLPSLIMLKRAIKPQLLAVFIAICTFGIILAGYLFNLLQTIIL
- a CDS encoding ArsR family transcriptional regulator; protein product: MKDFSTDAQLFKALADEKRLLILDYLKKGETCACVLIEKLGIAQSALSYHMKILCQSGIVVSRQEGKWRHYSVSYQGRNYALSRLGQLTNFEVETIGQCHCNRKSS